From Bacteroidota bacterium, a single genomic window includes:
- the cmk gene encoding (d)CMP kinase codes for MIVAIDGPAGSGKSTTARRVADAVGWLYLDTGAMYRTIALAFLDREVPLTEDGAGHLLATLDLDLRMGPEGLSALLGGEDVTGRIRTPAVSEAASRVSALPAVRHRLVDEQRRIARQQNETGRGVVVEGRDIGTVVFPEADVKVYMVANPEARAERRHRELVAQGKAVSIGAVAEDIAERDARDATRAMSPLRQAEDAVVLDTTGLGIDEQVERVVALIRARQRDAAVPATPSS; via the coding sequence GTGATCGTAGCCATCGACGGTCCGGCCGGTTCCGGCAAGAGCACCACCGCGCGCCGCGTCGCGGACGCCGTGGGATGGCTCTACCTCGACACCGGGGCCATGTACCGTACGATCGCCCTCGCGTTCCTGGACCGGGAGGTGCCGCTGACGGAGGACGGAGCCGGCCACCTGCTGGCCACGCTCGACCTCGACCTGCGCATGGGTCCCGAGGGGCTGAGCGCCCTGCTCGGCGGGGAGGACGTGACGGGCCGCATCCGCACGCCCGCTGTGTCGGAGGCCGCCAGCCGCGTCAGCGCGCTGCCCGCCGTGCGCCACCGCCTCGTCGACGAGCAGCGCCGCATCGCGCGCCAGCAGAACGAAACCGGGCGTGGCGTCGTAGTAGAAGGCCGCGACATCGGCACGGTCGTCTTTCCCGAGGCCGACGTGAAGGTCTACATGGTCGCCAACCCGGAGGCGCGCGCCGAGCGCCGCCACCGCGAGCTGGTCGCCCAGGGCAAGGCCGTCTCGATCGGGGCCGTCGCCGAAGACATTGCCGAGCGCGACGCCCGCGACGCGACGCGCGCGATGTCGCCGCTGCGGCAGGCCGAGGACGCCGTCGTGCTCGACACGACCGGCCTCGGCATCGACGAGCAGGTCGAGCGCGTCGTCGCCCTCATCCGGGCGCGGCAGCGCGACGCGGCCGTGCCCGCCACACCCTCTTCCTGA
- the rpsA gene encoding 30S ribosomal protein S1, producing MAEELDTKNTNEEQETVEEQEAAPQDTPTTLDEVTPADETEAAPAEAEDESLLEKAQDIVEDVVEAAGDVVEDVAEKAGELAGEAKTLLDEAVDTVRETAADAIEAVTDAAEDVVERITGSTEAVDPDAPVAVESADDLAPDAGRFGYTGEIQGNVISLAELEEYENRADPDEPEVKDEALMELYEKSMTSVTEGEIVHGRVASIGEKEIVIDIGFKSDGIVSKSEFDDALEVGEEVDVFLERLEDRHGQLILSKHKADDLRRWQTIEEAHENEGIIEGTIIRRIKGGMIVDLLGAEAFLPGSQIDVRPVRDFDAYLEKTMEFKVVKLNPANGNVVVSHKALIEKDLEAQRDKILDSMEVGQVLQGQVKNIVDFGVFIDLGGVDGLLHITDLSWGRVGHPSEVVELDQELNVVVLNYEKERQRISLGLKQLQPHPWENIEERFGEGSTVQGRVVSITDYGAFVELEKGIEGLVHISEMSYTEHIKHPTQKVQLGQMVDVKILNIDSEDKKISLGMKQLEADPWEGILDRVSVGQTATGIVRNITSFGAFVEIEPGIDGLVHVSDLSWTKRIKHPSEVVKKGQELEVQVLDIDVAQRRLSLGHKQVQTDPWQQYATAYAEDTDTTATVTEVTPDGLRIELPLEAAGFVPASHLERSGAPEEAYEVGDTLELRVIRLDRNSRDIILSETARRMAAERAEKNAERAEKSAVRREEQRAVREFQSQSRGPATIGELSGLEALKAKMEAAEEEAEAADAEETEATAEAEAEVTPENASADTDAGMIEGEAGQAPETLDQPADEAVAEQVEEAEEETADEEKEG from the coding sequence ATGGCCGAAGAGCTGGACACCAAGAACACGAACGAAGAGCAGGAGACTGTCGAAGAACAGGAGGCTGCCCCGCAGGACACCCCGACGACCCTCGACGAGGTGACACCCGCCGACGAGACCGAAGCCGCACCGGCTGAGGCCGAAGACGAATCGCTCCTCGAAAAAGCCCAAGACATCGTCGAGGACGTGGTGGAAGCCGCGGGCGACGTCGTCGAAGACGTGGCCGAGAAGGCCGGCGAGCTTGCCGGGGAGGCTAAGACGCTCCTCGACGAAGCCGTCGACACCGTCCGAGAGACCGCCGCCGATGCCATCGAGGCCGTCACGGACGCGGCCGAGGACGTCGTCGAGCGCATCACCGGCAGCACCGAAGCCGTCGACCCCGACGCGCCGGTCGCCGTCGAGAGCGCCGACGACCTCGCGCCCGACGCCGGCCGCTTCGGCTACACCGGCGAGATCCAGGGTAACGTCATCTCGCTCGCCGAGCTCGAGGAGTACGAGAACCGCGCCGACCCCGACGAGCCGGAGGTCAAGGACGAGGCGCTCATGGAGCTCTACGAGAAGTCGATGACGAGCGTCACCGAGGGCGAGATCGTCCACGGCCGCGTTGCCTCGATCGGCGAGAAGGAGATCGTGATCGACATCGGGTTCAAGTCGGACGGGATCGTCTCGAAGAGCGAGTTCGACGACGCACTCGAGGTCGGCGAGGAAGTTGATGTCTTCCTGGAGCGCCTCGAAGACCGCCACGGCCAGCTCATCCTCTCCAAGCACAAAGCCGACGACCTCCGCCGCTGGCAGACGATCGAGGAGGCCCACGAGAACGAGGGCATCATCGAGGGGACCATCATCCGCCGCATCAAGGGCGGCATGATCGTCGACCTGCTCGGGGCCGAGGCCTTCCTGCCGGGCTCGCAGATCGACGTCCGCCCCGTGCGCGACTTCGACGCCTACCTCGAGAAGACGATGGAGTTCAAGGTCGTCAAGCTCAACCCGGCCAACGGCAACGTCGTCGTCAGCCACAAGGCGCTCATCGAGAAGGACCTCGAGGCGCAGCGCGACAAGATCCTCGACTCGATGGAGGTCGGGCAGGTGCTCCAGGGCCAGGTCAAGAACATCGTCGACTTCGGCGTCTTCATCGACCTCGGCGGCGTCGACGGGCTCCTCCACATCACCGACCTCTCGTGGGGCCGCGTCGGCCACCCGTCCGAGGTCGTCGAGCTCGACCAGGAGCTGAACGTGGTCGTGCTCAACTACGAGAAGGAGCGCCAGCGCATCTCGCTGGGCCTGAAGCAGCTCCAGCCACACCCGTGGGAGAACATCGAGGAGCGCTTCGGCGAGGGCTCGACCGTCCAGGGCCGCGTCGTCTCGATCACCGACTACGGCGCGTTCGTCGAGCTCGAGAAGGGGATCGAGGGCCTCGTCCACATCTCCGAGATGAGCTACACCGAGCACATCAAGCACCCCACCCAGAAGGTGCAGCTCGGGCAGATGGTCGACGTGAAGATCCTCAACATCGACTCCGAGGACAAGAAGATCTCGCTCGGCATGAAGCAGCTCGAGGCTGACCCGTGGGAGGGCATCCTCGACCGCGTCTCGGTCGGGCAGACGGCCACCGGCATCGTGCGCAACATCACGAGCTTCGGAGCCTTCGTCGAGATCGAGCCCGGGATCGACGGCCTCGTGCACGTCTCGGACCTCTCGTGGACCAAGCGCATCAAGCACCCGTCTGAAGTCGTCAAGAAGGGGCAGGAGCTCGAAGTGCAGGTGCTCGACATCGACGTGGCGCAGCGCCGCCTCTCGCTCGGTCACAAGCAGGTCCAGACCGACCCGTGGCAGCAGTACGCGACGGCCTACGCCGAGGACACGGACACGACGGCGACTGTCACCGAGGTCACGCCGGACGGCCTGCGGATCGAGCTCCCGCTCGAAGCGGCGGGCTTCGTCCCGGCCAGCCACCTGGAGCGCTCCGGCGCGCCCGAGGAGGCCTATGAGGTCGGCGACACGCTCGAGCTCCGCGTCATCCGGCTCGACCGCAACAGCCGCGACATTATCCTCTCGGAGACCGCCCGGCGCATGGCTGCCGAGCGCGCCGAGAAGAACGCCGAGCGCGCCGAGAAGTCGGCCGTCCGGCGCGAGGAGCAGCGCGCCGTGCGCGAGTTCCAGTCGCAGTCGCGCGGCCCGGCCACGATCGGCGAACTCAGCGGTCTCGAAGCGCTCAAGGCCAAGATGGAGGCCGCCGAAGAGGAGGCCGAGGCTGCGGACGCTGAAGAGACCGAAGCCACCGCCGAGGCCGAGGCCGAGGTCACGCCCGAGAACGCCAGCGCCGACACCGACGCGGGCATGATCGAGGGCGAGGCCGGCCAGGCACCCGAGACGCTGGACCAGCCCGCCGACGAAGCCGTCGCCGAGCAGGTCGAGGAGGCCGAAGAAGAAACCGCCGACGAGGAGAAGGAAGGCTGA